Part of the Psilocybe cubensis strain MGC-MH-2018 chromosome 11, whole genome shotgun sequence genome is shown below.
AACGCACACCGCTAAATTGACAGCACTCTCATCCAAGCCAAGATACTCGTAGCATACCGACAGCATACCTACCTACATCTCAGTTTAACTATTTGACTCCCTCCGTCCAACAGCACCGGAGCATTACCATAGCAAAAGAGACATAAAACGTCCATGCGCCGCACCCACGGCAAGAGTTTCTTCCAGTATCCCCGACGTACACTGCATAAAACTTCCCAGCAAACCTAAAAACAAAACTCGACAGAACTTCCAGCGCATCGGCTATTTGCGCACCTGCGCGCTCGTAAGAATATCCGTGTGCTTCCAACGCCTGACTGGAAAAATGTTATCtagaaagagaaacaaatACACACTCCAAAAAGGATGTAGCGACTTCTCAGCGGAGCGCCCATTGGTCTACATACTGCGCATGAGCCTTGCCTTTCTGATATTTACTTTGCACCCTACCCCGTCTCCAAGCTCCCAACCTGCTGCTTCACTACTTCGACCGCTCAGTATACTCAGCGCACTCCTCAGATGTGTCCACAAAACTTCTAGTTCTTCAACTTCCTTATGAGAATTGTAAATGCCCAACCGCTACTTTGTCAGAACAACCCTTGTTTAAAAAGACAAGATCCATCTTCCGAGCGGCTTCCAAAGCCAATGGATTTTTGAGTTGACACCGTAGTACTGATATACATGGTAACGCAATTGCATCTTCACCGGTACCATTATTGACAAAGACAACGTTAACAACGCATCATGATATGCACCCACAATACCAACGACCAACACGACGGACTCTGTCAGCCTCCGCGAGCTTGTAAATGGCTTAGCCTAAATCACGCAGCTGGTACACCCAACAGTACGTCAAAATTCTACATCGGAAGATCAGATCAAGAACAcctcaaaagaaaaaaaaaagaaggaagagagAAAAACACCCGCGTATGGTAAAATTACTCGCGCTACAACCCCCGAGCCCACGAAGCTAAACTAACCATCCATAGCATCTGAATCCACACCGCACCATGCTGCCCGCGTTCACATACATCATAGTCAGACAGACAGCCAAAATGGGGGTACCTCAATACACGCCCTCGAAATCTCAATGCTCAATGCTCATTTCACGCTCGTCACGGActccaccaaaaaaacaaacataaaaagaaagaagcacGTTAGAACCAGTtaaaaaatgaaataaaacATGAACATGACTTGACTTTGAAAGACGTCAATCAAATGAAGATTTAACAtgctatatatatatatgcatCATCCACTTTTTCAATTCAGAGTCATGAATAAAAAGACCAACTAACACATACGGATTCTAGATTCTGAATCTCAGCCTTTCATAAGGTCCAAGTTCATTACAAGCACGCATTCAATTCTCAAAAATCCAAACCCAAACATATCCATACGCAATCTTTACAATGAGCGAAAAATAGCAAAATAACCACTTCTAGTGCTACCACCACAACATTCAAATTATTACTAATAAAAAAGAAGTGTTGTCCACTGGGAAGAGATAGGATGATGGATGCTATATATGTCGGATATAGAGGAGAAAAGAGGGATGAGGGATGAGGCGCGACGCAAAAGACGCGAGTCCAACGGACTACTATGTATataaaaaacacacaaaaatgTTTTACTTTACTCTACCTACGAACGCGTAATTGTAATATAATGTAATTTTGTTACTATTACTATTACTTCTTGTATAGAGAGAGAATCGAGACCGAAGCCGAAGGCGAGGGGTGAGGTGAGGGAAAACAATCCCAACTTTTgcaaaagagagaaagagaggatgGATGGAGGGGGAAAAAACGCGATCTAGCGAGCGGAGATTTTTGACATTAATATCAATGCAGCGGAAAAAAAGGAGTGTCCAATCCATGGATGCAATGAAATGCAAGAGAGTGTGTGAAGCgaaacagagagagagacagagagTGTGTGTATATGTGTATAAGAGAACGTGTATGAGAAACCAGTGTTAAACCAATGCAATACTTATAAATATAGGTAAAAAGTAAAGGTTGAACATCGAATATCGAACGTCGAGCGTCGAATATAAATTAATGTATGACGAAGGTCGAAGGCCAAGGGTCGAGGGGTCAAGGGTCAAGGGGTCGAAGCaaaagaacagaacagaacagagaCAGAAAATCGGAACCAAGGAACGGAAAACACCGATCACAAAGACCGAAAGACTGGACGACGAGAAGTAGATggagaacagaacagaagaGGAGGGCACAACACCGAACCGAAAAGCGAGAACCGAGAACcgaagaacaaaaacaaccacatcaccaccaccaccatcaacatcatgGGACCCAAATCATATAGGCAGGTACACCACTCAACTTGCGGGATATGAAGGTGAGACAGAGCTTGTGTGATAGGATATGAATGTGAGATAGAAGATAAAGAGCCAGTGGAATATAACGGTGTGACAGGGAGAGATATGAAGGTGAGAAAAGGGGCCACAGAAAAAAGAGTCAGGGACAGAGGAACAGAAAGGTTCAGGATTTAGATGAGAATACCAAAATCTCATCATGTCAACCGAGCGAGGGATTTGAAATTTGGAAAGGGACAGGATGGAGGATAAGAAACCCGGCATAAAAAGATGAAAGCGGCCGTCTTGGGAGGATCGAGGAACATGAGCCACAGGGTATAGGAACCAGAGGGACGACCACGACAAGACCGGCCAAGGAagttaccaccaccaccaagcacacaccacacacacaacCAGGCAAAAAAAGAGGTAGAGGTATAAAAAATATCCAGGTATCAAAGCGAGAGCAAGAGCAAATGCAAGTCGAAAGCGGCAGGGTATTGATGTGATGTGGGGTATGAGATTACGACGATGGGTATGCGGGAGGGTATGAGGTACGACGATGGGTATGCGGGGTATGATTCTATGCCAATCCGGATGCCGATGCAGGGTATATACTACGCTCGTATGCCGGTATATCGGTATATGCATATGCAAACGATGAGAGCGGGTGGGGGTATCTCGAGGTGCTTTGTATGCATGTATATGCGTGTCCTATGCGGTATATCCATTCCAAGGCGGatccaaaaatccaaaatccagaGTCCAAAATCCAAGAATCCAAAATCGAACGAACCCGAAATCCAGCCAACCACGCCGACACGGGGTAGAAAAAAAAGCGACGACGATAATAATAAACCAAGTTGGCGTTCATTCCGTACGACATATCGTCCGTCCGTCCGTCCTTCCTTGCTCGCTATTTCGGTCGCTCTTTCGGCTCCTACTCCTGAAcatccctctcctcctcccaaCATCTGATCcaaatcccaatcccaatccaaaTCCCAATTCCGATTCTGATGCTAACGCTGATGGTGATATTGATTTGATGTACTTGGATtctgatattgatattgatgttgTCTGATCACATATCAAAAATCCAGAACAAAATCCCCATCCCTGCATCCCAGGTTTATCCCCGGCacccttccccttccttctttccaaGCCGGCCCACCACAAAACCCCACCAGAGCCGCAAACAACACTAGAAGCCCGTCAATTGCAACCTGCCAGAGCGAAAAAAATAGGACACCGATAGGAATAGGAATAGAACAGCGTATCCGTATGACCGTATGATATATGTGCCCGGTTCCGATTCTGGATGATAAGATGGAGTTATGCGTTGTGTGCTGTAATTAAAGCTGGGATCTGGGAGGTGGGAAATAGGAAACCGCAACCGCAGCCAAAACCGAAAGGAGATGGATGGGAGATATATAACCGCCGGCACCGACATAGCACAAATTgaacaacgacgacgacgacgctgGGATGCTGTCGGGAATGATACAGTGACGATGATGAACGTTGCCGAGTTAACCgtgacgatgaggatgatggcTTGGTGAATGGTGATAACAAACATGTATACATCTCCGCTCGCGATTCCATTGAAAATCTCTCGACAATTAATTTTCAAAaaacacaacaaaaaaacacaattGAATGGGGTTGGTGGGGCATTTGTTTCCTCGGGTTTGCTCctttcgttcgttcgtttgttcctttcctctctctcctctccttccaCTCCATTAGACCGTTCCGCTCTGTTCCGTTCTGACTTgttctcctcctcaatcCATTCCATAACGTACACCACAACCCAGACCTAGACCCAGACCAAAGACGCAACCACACAAACtcaaacacaaaacacagaATAAAGATAACAcagaataaaaaagaaagaggggGGTGCGCGCGcgaggagagagagacagagagacAGAGATAGAAAGACAGAGACAGGGGATAGAGACAGCGATAATAATAAAAAAGCGATAGTGgcagacagagagagagcgagagcgagaaAACAGCAAGAGAAAGGGAGACCAGATCAACTTGAGAGGATTTCGCTCTGCTTGATCAAGGACAGCGCTTTCTGGTTCCTAGGTCTCAAATCGCACTTGAAAGGGTTCGGAGTCCTATAATCATTGCCCCAAAACCATTAACACCCAGGCTTGCAAAACATATAAAAAACACGCACCTGAAAATGGGATTCTCAAACTTGATTTCAGGCTCAACCACCTTTCCATGCTCATCCACGGCCTTGCCGACATCCAACGTCGCCAGCATGCTCGCAATCAACAACCAAACCGACGAGTCCACAAGGTTCATCCCCGGGCACTGCCTTCTCCCAAACCCGAACGCATAATTTTTTGGGTTACGCTTCCTTTCGAGCTCGGGGGCGAGTTTAGTCATGAATCGGTCCGGGTTGAAGGTGTCGGGGTCGGGGTACATGGTCTCGTTGCGCATCATGGCCCAGATGTTACCAAAGACGAGTGAGCCCTTGGGGATGTACATGTCGTTGTAAATGTCGTCTTCCATCAGGCGATGCGGCAGGTCTAGATGTTCATCAGTATTAGAGTTAAGTGCGCATGCATGAGGAAACAACTCACTCAGAGGGACGGGGACACCCCATCGTAGGACCTCTTTGAATATGCTCTCGACTGTAATTTTATTAGATTTACGATGTCAGTAACGAGAGAAAACACGTACCGTAGGGGAGTTGGCTGCGGTCTTCGAATGTAGGCAGTCTGTCGGTGCCCACTACGCTATCCAGTTCGGCCTGCGCCTTTCGCTGCGTTTCGGGGTAGAGTATCATGGCCAAAAGGAAGTGAGAAACAACAGTGATGGTCTGCAGGCGCATATGAGTCGAAGCACAAAAAATGTAAATATATGCGGCACGCACAGTGTCAATGCTAGCAGAGTACATAGAGTTGGCCGACCACTTAAGGTGGAACTCGAAGTCTTCCTGCTGCTGCATGCTCGTATCTTCCAACAGATTCGAGCAGAACGAAGGCTTGTAGTTGCCCGATTTctaaatatatgcgcgtcaGTTTTATCAAAAATCGAGCTAGAGGTGGTACAAACCATGCTGCTCTTCATATACTCGTACGGCCTGTCCACAAACTCTTCCATCTTGCGCTTCCACTTGATCGCATTGCGCTTGAAGCCTGCACCGGGCATCCATAGCGGCATGTGCtgaaggaaagggagaaCATCCACAGGCCAAATACCGCCTCCAGACGCGATGCGCTCAGAGAGAATGTGAACACACTCCTCGGCGAGCTCAAGGAACTGGTCGTCGTTTGACACGGGCTGGTAGCCGTAGGTGACAGAGAGAGTGAGCCCTCCAGCATAGCGGCGGACGTGCTTGATATAGTCGACGGGGTCCACAACGAGCCGACGCAGGAAAGTATGGGTCTCTGAGAGCAGGAGCGGGTGGTAGGAGGGGATAGTCGCGACGCCAAACGCCTTGTGGAGCAGACGACGCTGCTGGCGCATTTGCGGGCCGTAGCCTGTGAACGCGACCTGGAAAAGGACAAGACTGATGTCAGTTCCGTTCAGGTTGCAGATTTGAGAGAGATCAAGAATAGGACTGGATCGGGGGAAGCAAGGCCAGATAGATGGATAGATGGGAAGCGAGGCAAAGAAGCTTATGTGTTGACTGGCGGGTGTTAGTTGACCGCTGTGGCGATCTGGGTTCGCCGGGGCGATAGGACAGGGAAAATGGAAGGGAGCTCACCATGTTTTTGCAGCCGCATCTGTCGGAAGGTGAGCACGGGGACGGGAGACGGAGATGAAGAGAGATACGCACAGCTCGCCGGCCATGACGAGGGCAGGTTTGTCCGAGTAGATTGAACCACGCTTGTCGAGAAGATCGCTGGCCGCGTCTGGGGAGTTGAGGAAGACGAGGCCTATGCCGAGTGCGTTGAGGTAGACGACATCGCCTGTGGGGGATGAGCTTGGGATAGATAGTGAGGGGGAGAAACTGACCATATGTCTTTGCCCACTGAGCAGCGGGGAGCCAGAGCTCTTTGGCGGTGAGATCGCGGACATTGCCCAGGAGGGGGACGGGCTTTGGACCGGGGGGATAGTCCCTGGGAGGAACTCTCCTGTTTCTAAGCCAGAGAAACAGCGAGAGGAGGAAACAGGCGGTGGCGGGGACGAGCGGGGAGAGGGCCATTGTGGGGTGCTGGAAGAGAGGACGGCTCGCTTTTCTGTGGGCGTCCCATGTCGCGTCCAAGAAGCAGCGTCACAGATCACTAGCTATATCCGGACAACCCCCTCCCAAATTAGGCGATTTCCAAAACATAATGTCCTGAAGGGTTCAGAGAAGCACAGGGTCTCCCTCCTGCGAGAACCAGCCAGGAACGCTTCCCTGCAACTTGGCGACCCATCTCCACTGGGCTTCTTCCTTGTACCATTCACAAACAGTAGCCTATCACTCCAAATAGCCTACCACTCTGATCGCACaactctctttctcctccaacTCTACCTGTGATCGCCCCTTCGCGaatccttcctcttcctacCTTCGCTTTCAGTAGCTATCATAACAAGCTACGCCCACCCTTCTTTTTCGAATCCGCTCTGGAGCGTTCTGTTACCTTCTGATGCGCATGTATCTACACGTTTACACAAATGGTATAAAGCCTCCATCCATCCTCCCTTCAAaggccaaaaaaaagaaaaaaaaacatgtacACACGATCTGACATATATCATTGAACATGTCTCTCCGTCGCTTAAGCCGCTTACGTTCAACCACACTACACACGGCCTCCGAGACCCCGTCGTCAATCACAAAAATTTGTCCCCTTCACCCCTTCCTCAGAGTCACATCCTGAGCAAACCTAAACGCCAAGTCAAGCATGTCTTCCTTCGTCAATTGATGGATACACAGTATGTACCCTCCAATTCGAGTCTGGAATCAAAAAGAAGCAGGGTTCTCAATTACAATTTACAATTTTCTGatctctttttcctccttccttCAGGTTTCACCATTCAACGGAAAGGTAAAGCAAACCTTATAAGCAATATAAGCAATATGTATGATATGATCGTGACACAGGGACCGTCCAGACAGATGCTTCTGATGATGATCttcgaaagaaaaaaaaaacatatacaTACTCACGTAAGTCGTTATGTTAGGTACGCTTGTCGGCCCCGGGGCGTGTAGAAACGTCGGGAGATCCAAGTTCTTTTGCGTTGGTCAGGGTTCAGCTTACTGGTCGCTGCGCAGTGCGTAGAGTCCTCAGTCAGTGCGCGTTCTCAGGCGAGCGGCGAGAGGATAACGGACAGCGCTGAGCGCTGAGCTAAACCAAAGGCGCATTGCGATAGTGCGACTACACGCTAACGCCTACATCACCCCACGCCAGCTACGCAGCAAACaaaatcaacatcatcatacCCTACTGGAGCGACGATACCCACGAGCGAATGAGCAAACGAACGAGCTAGCGAAAACGGCGAAAACGACAGCGCATGCTAGTACAGCGGCTCTACCGCACACACATCACGCAATGCGCGCGCGCGCCCATCCGGGAAAAATCCGATTTTATCGCCTTAACGGACACCTCTACGTGTCCTCTCCCACTCCATCCTTAGTAAACTACTTACGAAagtcgaaaaaaaaaaattcgaaGGGCTCATGTAAGTGATAACTGTAACTGTAACTGTATCCTGACGTTCTCGGCGTGAAGTCGTCGTTCGAGTCGGTCGATCATCCGACACTGATTAACTGGAAATGAAGTTGGAAGCAGTTGGAAGTTGGAAGATGACCGGAAGTTCTTCCTGAGACTCCGTCGGACCTGGCTGCACAGTCCAATCAATCTGAATAATTTGTATAATGTATGGTAAGTAGCGTGAGTGATAAACAATTTGAATCTCACGTACGCTTCCCTCACCCAAATTCAATGGAGTCTGGTCGAAACACTATGTTTCGACCTAAATattattatattatataacATCAACAACACCCAGCGTACTGTACCCCCTCCGCACTCCTTTTTAAATTTTCATCTCATTTTTCCTGCTAGCGCCGTTTCCATCCCAGCACAAAGTGTATCATCTCGCCGTGGTGTATCATCAGCGTTGATCCCACACTTATACTTAGTATCACAAGTAACCCTGACACGGCGACGGCCGTCGACTCCGCCTCGAGGCTCTTTGCTGCCCCTCGACGGCTCGACCCTCGAAAAATTGATATCGAGAACTCCGCACTCCACACTCCGCAACCCCTCGTCCCTGGATCCTGACAAGTGCAAATTATATAGACCGTCgacttcaagttcaaacaTCGACGCGGACGCGCgaatgtatgtatgtacccATGTTATATGCCGGAAATATTCAATTGATTGAGTCTTGAAGCTCGAGCCTTGACTTGACCCTGATGAAGATCATCATAGACTACGTATGAATTGAATTCATGATTTACTTACTTTATGTGCTGTATATAACACCTATTATTAGCTTCGTTCTCCCGCGTACCGCCACGACCACGGTCCTATAGTAAGTTAATGAACAAAATATGAAGGGGACACGCCGACGCAGACCATGAGACGGTGACGGTAACGCGCAAATtgattcattcattcatcgAGAGGGAAATGAAGCTCTAGCCATGGCTTCCCAGTGCCTTCTAATCATGCGATATGGATGGATTGGCTTTGGAAAATGGTGAGCAACCGGTGTCCGGTTGCTCGTGCCAGGCGTGCGTGTGCGCTTCAGTGACCAAGGACGACGATGGCAACGAGCTCGACTTCAGATAGTATTGTTATTTTAATATCATTCCTCGTCGACGGTCGGTGTCCGGTCTCATGATGATCAGCGCCAGCGTCAAAGCTCATCCATACATACCCATACTATC
Proteins encoded:
- a CDS encoding Cytochrome P450 monooxygenase 208; protein product: MALSPLVPATACFLLSLFLWLRNRRVPPRDYPPGPKPVPLLGNVRDLTAKELWLPAAQWAKTYGDVVYLNALGIGLVFLNSPDAASDLLDKRGSIYSDKPALVMAGELCGCKNMVAFTGYGPQMRQQRRLLHKAFGVATIPSYHPLLLSETHTFLRRLVVDPVDYIKHVRRYAGGLTLSVTYGYQPVSNDDQFLELAEECVHILSERIASGGGIWPVDVLPFLQHMPLWMPGAGFKRNAIKWKRKMEEFVDRPYEYMKSSMKSGNYKPSFCSNLLEDTSMQQQEDFEFHLKWSANSMYSASIDTTITVVSHFLLAMILYPETQRKAQAELDSVVGTDRLPTFEDRSQLPYVESIFKEVLRWGVPVPLNLPHRLMEDDIYNDMYIPKGSLVFGNIWAMMRNETMYPDPDTFNPDRFMTKLAPELERKRNPKNYAFGFGRRQCPGMNLVDSSVWLLIASMLATLDVGKAVDEHGKVVEPEIKFENPIFRTPNPFKCDLRPRNQKALSLIKQSEILSS